One Natronococcus sp. CG52 DNA window includes the following coding sequences:
- a CDS encoding Zn-binding domain-containing protein: MTEVIEDSYETPKIREDLPDEAICLTCGMVDEIEAGTCDSCGRELKRLTTIVPKRVRAYKSNLPLETLSTGDQLTPSRIYRNHTEEIQSTYAPVDSEVVSFEPDADRAFEIVDGDGTRLGTFAHGAVEIRSTTKQFKASYKGGGSDPLPTVFELCGNNGCNGVISRDSETAYCTRHPEHDVSDSRAVRLATEFGTQGVRVQLNHKELEHTVAHGLRIALQYIGGVGVRQVPETIEEDGTYVYDGDKGGSGITVLLTEGAEDPDGKFQRALELVEEAFECDCDDGCPFCVFQYGCTEHNDPQSFDKEAFQSLLDNGLELDSISTTELGGETTARKMDD, encoded by the coding sequence GTGACAGAGGTCATCGAGGATTCGTACGAGACACCAAAGATTCGAGAGGACCTCCCGGATGAGGCGATTTGCCTGACTTGTGGGATGGTCGATGAAATCGAAGCGGGTACCTGTGATAGTTGTGGGAGAGAACTGAAACGGCTGACAACCATCGTGCCGAAGCGTGTCAGAGCATATAAATCGAACCTCCCACTCGAGACACTGTCGACTGGTGATCAATTGACACCAAGTCGTATCTATCGAAATCATACTGAGGAAATACAGAGTACATACGCTCCGGTCGATAGTGAGGTCGTGTCGTTCGAACCTGATGCAGACAGAGCGTTCGAGATCGTCGACGGCGATGGGACACGACTCGGAACCTTCGCTCACGGTGCAGTAGAGATTCGGTCAACGACGAAGCAATTCAAGGCTTCGTACAAAGGCGGTGGGTCAGATCCACTGCCAACTGTCTTCGAACTCTGCGGAAACAACGGTTGTAATGGGGTTATCAGCCGTGACAGCGAGACAGCCTACTGCACCCGCCACCCTGAACACGACGTGAGCGACTCCAGAGCAGTTCGATTGGCTACCGAGTTCGGAACGCAAGGTGTTCGCGTCCAATTAAATCACAAAGAACTCGAGCATACAGTTGCACACGGACTCCGGATTGCCCTTCAGTATATCGGCGGTGTTGGCGTGAGGCAGGTTCCTGAAACCATCGAAGAGGACGGAACGTACGTCTACGACGGTGATAAAGGGGGCAGCGGGATCACCGTACTGCTGACCGAAGGTGCCGAGGACCCCGATGGGAAGTTCCAGCGCGCACTCGAACTTGTCGAAGAGGCGTTCGAATGTGATTGCGATGATGGATGTCCGTTCTGTGTGTTTCAGTACGGCTGTACCGAGCACAACGATCCCCAGTCGTTCGATAAAGAGGCGTTCCAATCGCTATTGGATAATGGCCTCGAACTCGATTCAATTTCGACAACTGAACTCGGAGGGGAAACAACTGCGAGAAAGATGGATGACTGA